ccaccccccgattgctgctgctgacacttgccACTCCCCAAGAAAGTcaagggacggttgccaccgccgggagaaccccaagcaaggaccctctcaaggcaaactttattcgctccaggctgaggaacctcgccatatcactaacccaggtctccacgctcgggggtttcgagtccctccacattaacaagatccgtcccggggttactagggaggcaaaggccaacaactcggcctctttcgcttcctgcactcccggatcctctgacaccccaaagatcgctattgttggactcggcttcacccgcgtgtccaaagtcctggacatagccctcgcaaagcctcgccagaattctttaagcgccgggcatgcccagaacatatggacatggttcgtcggactccctgaacaccttgcacacctgtcctccaccccaaagaacttgctcattctcccaTCGTCATGtaagcccggtgtaccaccttaaactgaattaagcggagcctagcacatgatgaggaagaattcaccctgcccagggcatcagcccacaggccctcttctagctcctcacctagctcctcctcctacttgcccttcagttcctccactgaggcttcctccacctcctgcagctcctggtagatgTTTGACACCtacccctctcctacccagatgccagacaccaccctgtcctgtatccttcaaggaggtagcaacggaaatgtccccacctgttttttgagaaagtcgcggactttgaggtatctgaaggcatttcccgggggtaggctgaacttctcctcctgagccttcaagctagggaagtcccatctataaacgggtctcccatccttctaatgcctgccctatgccagccttGAAACCCCCCGTCTATCAAGCCCGGAGCAAAtttatggttgttccgtatcgggatccacactgaggccccctcctccttcctgtgccttctaTACTGACCCTAGACCCTCAGCGCcaccgtcaccaccgggctcgtggtgtatcgtgccagcgagagcagcagcggtgccattaCTAGTGccgctaggctggtgcctttgcatggtgCCGCCTCTACCCGCCCCCAACCcgactcctcctccactacccatttcctaatcatggccacattagcaCCCCAATAGTAGCCACAGAAGTTCGGCggtgccaaacccccccccccccccccacgtgctgCGCTCCAAAACAAGTCTTTTAActtgcggggtcttgtttgcccacacaaatcccctgataatcctgttcacccgcttgaagaaggatttggggatgaagatgggatggcactgaaaaacgaacaggaatctggtgcgaagcgtcatcttcacagtctgcacccttcccgccagggaaagcgggagcatgtcccaccttttaaagtctccctccacctGCTCAacaagccgagatagattgagcctgtgcaaggcatcccagttcctagccacctgtatacctaggtaacgaaagcttccctccaccatcttgagcgggagctcccccagtctctcctcctgaccccgagcatggattacaaacagctcacttttccccacgttcaacttgtaccctgtgaagctcccaaagtcccctaggatccgcatgacctcccccatcccctctggcgggtccgaaatatacaacttacctaacacttcccacaggtactcccactccaccctgtcaaaggctttctctgcgtccattgcagccattacttctgcgtcccctccttctgtggccatcataataatattcaggagcctcctcacatttgtgttcaattgcctgccattgacgaaacccgcctggtcctcctcaatcactcccggacacagtcctctattctggaagACAACGTTTTTgcgagcagtttggcatccacattcaggagggatgtCGGTCTGaaggacccacattgaagcggatccttccccctcttcaaaatgagcgagatcagtgcctgcgacatcgttggggggagggttcctcgctcctttgcctcgttaaaggttcttagcaggagtgggctcagtagctccgagaatttcttataaaattctacaggaaagccgtccggacccggggccatgCCCGACTGCCTACTTGCTAGGCCCTTAAccatctcctccaactcaatcgggaccCCCAGTCCTCCACCCGCTCCTCATCCACCCTTGAGAACCTCAATCGATCCATAAATTGCtttatcccttcccctcccctcgggggttctgactcgtacagtttacagtaaaactccttaaagacttcattgaccttctctgggcccaagaccgtattaccttccttatccctcactcccccgatctccctggcccCATCTCTCCtgtgaagttggtgcgccagcatcctacttgctttctccccatactcataaactgcccctttcactttccttaactTTGCCTCCGCCTTACcagtggtcagcaaatcgaactccgcctgtaaTCTCCGGCGCTCCTTTTGCAGCACCCACTCAGTGGCCTCTGtgtacttcctgtctaccctaagtatctctcccaccagcctctccctctccgctgtgGGATCTTTACATCCACCTGATAGTGACAGAGAGGGCCTCCGTTTAGAATattattattaggggctggtttggtGGCCTGGCTGGAGGGCCTGTGCGACTTTCTCCGGTTGGAAAAGAGTTAAATTTGAGATGAGGGGGTCGGCGGAGGGTTCTCGAGACACGGCGGGGGTTGttgatgacaatgtttgaggaactgttcatcgTGAGGGGAGGGGGTAAAACGGGGGGAAACTGTGCAAACTGTGGACTGTGAGGATGTGGAGTGCGTCGTTGTAAATGTTGCTGTTTTTAcgcatgtttggcataaaatacatttaaaaaaataaaaataaaataaaaaattaggggctggtttagcactgggctaaatcgctggctttgaaagcagaccaaggcaggccagcagcacggttcaattcccataccagcctccccgaacaggtgccggaatgtggcgactaggggcttttcgcagtaacttcatttgaagtctacttgtgacaataagcaattttcatttcatttcatttatttgaaagaaggctgttctgacagtgcagcactccctcagtgctgcgaggaggaatgttggatgtgatttttgtcctcaggtccctggattgggacttgaacctacaaccttctgactccgaggtgactgagccacggctgacattatagacaatacaaagttagaaagtgaaagttaccctttaaaacccccaccctttgcctccagtgcctaaatataataaaaaccccagtataaataacatggatttgactgacaaatgttgaggtgttggtttcgagtcacaaggtttgacttcccatttgagcctcgggcacctttctgtctctctattgctcatgtcaatgacagacagcgatggagctgagggctgaatttaactgAGAATAACACTCCAGTTGGCAAACTTCCATGAATGTCACACACTTTATGTAAAGGGCTAAATCCAGATTTTGGaatacagatttttaattggtaatgggttcaaGGGTAGTGGGGAACTGGCAGTACGGTGGAATTAAAGCCAGGATGAgaacagccatgatagaatggcagagcagactcgatgggccaaatggcctaattctgctcctatatcttattaaCTTATGACTTTATgaaaggggagacattgatttcctcccagatgttgcccagaggaggaggttttagtctggaactcattgtccaacctccacattgtgacatcacaaaggagctcgtcctctaaatcagccaataggaataaatccgttccgcagtgacgtcactgcatttAAGCGCACCCGCCCGGCGCGAGGACACGGGACCCTCGCCCCCACCCTTTGTTCTCCCTCCCTCAGCACATCGTCaagacggtttccaggcaaccggctgacaactGCGGCCAGAACGAGCCACCATCtcaggactgcgcatgtctcagggagagggaatctgcgcatgtgcagggtgagCTCACTACCTCTGACTTTACCGCTGACTTGTGCCCAATGGAAGATTGGAGAACCGGAAGTACTCtgtttctccgccaatcagagctcccccattgtctcaatgcggaagctggacatggaggtttctgcccagcaaagctgttgttcccccaaccctgaatgagcttgagctgcacacagactgtaccttcctcctgtctgcaacatctgtgagtaaaatactttcttttctccccctttccatttcttttctcattctccccttcaattggtcacttgcagcaactgaagggaaaggaagtgaatccagggagggtgcagactctgcaaagcttggtccatgtctctcactctcttaaagacattgacatcctttgctccctcagcttgacacatttatttgtctggctaaaaggacgatctctttcttaatgttcacaattaaagggctgtttTCCCCAGGAGACGACTGATATAAGGGGACAGTAAATAGAGCAAATCCAACTCGGCCAATTACTTCTCTGTGGGTccactgtccatcatcagcaaagtgatggaaggagtcatcaaagttgctattaagcagcacttattctgcaataacctgctcctggacgttcagtttgggttccaccagggccactcagctcctgatctcattaaagccttagttgaaacttggccgaaagagctgaatgccagaagtgaggtgagagtaactgcccttgacatcaaggcagcatttgactgagtatggcatcaaggagccctagctaaactggagccaatgggaatcggggataGCACTCCActagctggagtcatacctggcataaaggaagatggttgtggtgattggaggtgaatcatctcagttccaggacgtcactgcaggagttcctcaggacagtttcctcagcccaaccatcttcagctgcttcatcaatgatcttccttccattataaggtgagaagtggtgatgtttgtggatgactgcacaaatgatcagcaccattctcaactcctcagataatgaagcagtccatgtccaagttcagtaagacctggacaataaccaggctttgcctaataagtggcaagttacatttgtgctacacaagtgccaggcaatgaccatctcctacaagagaggatctcaccactgccccttgacattcagtggcatttccatcgctgaatcccccacaaccaacatcctgggggttaccattgatcagaaactgaactggactagccatattaatactgtaactCCCAGGGCACGTCAAAGGCTGGGATTCCTCCGGTGAGTAACACACCACCTGATGCCTCAAAGCTTgtctaccagacatctacaagcacaagtcaggagtgtaatggaatacgctccactttgctggatgagtgcagctccaacaacactcgagaagctcaacactatccaggacaaagcagtctgattgattgcgtcgccttccacaaacattcaaactttcCACCACGGACAAACtgtagcagctgtgtataccatctacaaggtatactgcagtaactcataacggttcctcagacagcaccttccaaacccacaaccattaccatctagaaggacaagagcagcagatacctgggaaccccaccacctggaggtttgcttccaagttacacaccaccctgacttggaaatatactgtccctggggcaacatcctggaattccctccctaacagcacaggggatgtagggcagcatggtggagcagtggttatcgctgctgcttcacggcgccgaggtcccaggttcgatcccggctctgggtcactgtccgtgtgtagtttgcacactctccccgtgtttgtgtgggtttcacccccacaacccaaagacatgcagggtaggtggattggccacgctaaattgccccttaattggaaaaaaatgaattgggtactttaaatatataaaaaacaaatttaaaaaaaaacagcacaggggatgtaccaacacctcaaggactgcagcagttcaagaaggcagctcaccactacttcggaaggccaactggggatgggcaataaatgctggcctgaccagcattgtccacctcccgtaaattaatttttaaaaatttaatatcggacagagatgtgtctagtgttatatggtatgtattatatatattattggtggttctgtaataaaatacatctattattatttctagttttgtaaatagtactgtacctacattatatatttccagtcatacagtcattgcagcactgacggaatccatttgggaactcgagtcaatgctgagtctctgtacagcaatccagtcagtcccattccccctcgatatccctgttcccctgcaagtttattttcttcaagtaaccatcctattttattttaaattattgatcatctcgacttccacaacgcttgtgggcagtgagttccctgtcataactactccatgactaaataaaattcttcctccgaatttccctatctctaatcactaaatgtacttatatggagattctctactcttgtacaggttttagtgagtttagatttgttgatcagcaccgtcaggaaaattgggaggaaaagtaagtgaatacagtctgtatattacacacatttttcatccagtaatatatacatatatctgtctggcaacctgcatgaagattttcaggtctctgtgtccaggacaggaagcagtgagcttggatctgtcaatcagcctgaatcagcaccttcaggagaattaggagggtgaatattagatacagcagagggagaatggagggagagtgtgtggggtggagatttAGAACATtttagggaaagagagaggaaagaatgtgcgatagaaactagaattgtctgttctgagtttctatcctgtactaacaatgattactattgtaaaatctgtttgcaggaagtttgaacgagaggagtttgaggccgagatctcaaactaaatttcacatcaagaactgactgagtcactcaattcttgggatcatcggcctttgagtctagaaggagaaatgtttgtctattctgtctgcttcaagagattttaaacatcagtgtgtctggaaaagcaccgagacacacacacacacccgtgtgagattgttacagagcactgactgtggaaagagctttaaccagtgacacagcctgaaaaaatactacaccattcacagcagggagagactgtataggtgttctgcgtgtggacgaggattcaactgaccgtccaacgcggtgagacgcaagatcacctggaccatggagaaaccatggaaatgtgaggattgtgggaagggattcaaaggcccgtacgggctggaaaggcatcaatgcagtcacactgtagagaggccgttcacctgttttgtgtgtgggatggaattcacagccccgtgcgagctggcaaggcatcaacgcagtcacactggagagaggcctttcatctgctctcagtgtgaaaagggattcactgacattggccacatgcggagacacgaacgagttcacactggggagaaaccgttcacatgctccgactgtgggaagggattcactcagttagcccacctgcagagacaccagagagttcacaccggggagaggccattcacctgcactgtgtgtgataagggattcactcacttatccaacctgcagaggcaccagggagttcacactggggagaggccattcacctgcactgtgtgtgataagggattcactcacttagccaacctgcagagccaccagcgagttcacactggagagaggccattcacctgcaccgtgtgtgataagggattcactcagttatccaacttgcaggcacaccagcgagttcacaccggggagaagccgttcatctgctctgtgtgtgatatgggattcactcaattgtccaacctgctgagccataatgtcactcacaccaagagcaggccctttaaatgctctgactgcaggaggggtttcaaaagctctcagcgaCTGAtgacccaccagcgcattcacactgaggagagaccgttcagctgctctcactgcacaaagagctttagaacctcatccaacctgatgaaacacgagcgaggtcacactggggagagcccgttcacctctccgactgggaaaagattcactcggtcatcacttgttgAGCCACAATGTCGCTCACAGCAatcagagaccctttaaatgctccgattgtgggagtgggtttaaaagctctcgggtactgatgtcccaccagcgcattcacactgaggagagaccgttcagctgctctcactgcacaaagaggtttcaaacatcatccacattgcggagacaccagcgagttcacactggaaagaagccatacacctgctctcactgtggagagggattcactcagtcatccaacatgctgagacaccaaagggttcacaagtgatgatgggttagattctgctgttattcctgctgttaattacATCcaagactgaacctggagtgggtgaaggtgtttgtctcctcgtcaactcctcctggtgctcggacgtggcgaccctggcgaactactgctcctcggcttggaatacccgactgtgaagtaccgccgatactaccttccacggagttcacttctgcgatcatcacggcggtctacatcccaccccaggcggaagtgaagaaggcgcttgatgaattgtaaccgctataaataacaatgaagcagaatacccggagccttgttcatcgtggccggggactttaaccaggccaacctcaagagtgtactgccaaaattccaccaacacatctgtcccgacagggaccccaacatccttgaccactgctacacaaacatcaagggcgcctgatgctccatcccctgaccgcacttcggaaaatcggaccacaagatggtgctccttctcccggcatacaagcagaaacttaagcggagaatccggttaagaaggttgaggcaacagaagagctcctacacgattgcttggagtcagtgactggtccatattcaagaactcagcagctaacctaaacgggtatgccagcaccatcacagacttcatcagcaagtctgtagaagattgtgtgtcaaagaaggtagtacgtacgttacccaaccagaaaccatggtttaatcgggagattcactccctgctgaaggccAAGTGTGAGGAGTTCAAGAGAGGCAATCCTGACCTTACAAAAAAATCTAGCTACGACCTTTGCAAAGCCAACAggaatgccaagagacaatacccgactaagctagaatcatggactctcatcgattgtggcaaggcttaaacaacattaaTGGGCTAAAAgatcaaagccgagtagaatctttggTAACAGCGTACCCTCCCAGATGAACTCAATTtattctatgcttatttcgagcaggaaaccaacaaaccgttgtcatctgccccagcagccttcgacacacccatacctatcatcacagcgtccaaagtcagattggccttcttgaaagtgaaccctcggaaaacgacaggtcctgacgggatcccaggtcgtgcactcagatcccccGCGGACCAActgcgggtgtgttcgcggacatcctcaacctctccctactccgttctgaggttcccacctgcttcaagaagaccaccatcataccagggccaaagaagaaccaggcaacgtgcctcaatgaataccgtccagtggccttgacattgatcattcTGAAATGCTtggaccacagctggagtaatgtgtgcagtttactccccttaccttaggacaggtattgccacagaggaacagcaacaaagtttcaccagacttgtgggcagcacggtagcatagtgcttagcacaattgcttcacagctccagagtcccaggttcgattcccggcttggtcactggctgtgtggagtctgcatgttctccccgtgtgtccgtgggtttattccgggtgatccggtttcctcccacagtcctaagatgtgcaggttaggtggattggccatgttaaattgcccttggtgtccaaaattgcccttagtgttgggcggggttactgggttatgggggccagggtgggggtgcgggcttgggtagggtgctctttccaagagccggtgcagatgttatgggcagaatggcctcctactgcactgtaaattctgtgataattctatgattgttccgggtttggcaggactgtcctatgaagagagattgggaaaactaggcctcttttctcgTGAGTTTCaacgaatgagaggggatttcattgaaacttacaaaatccataaaggaatagacagggtgggtgcaggtgagatgtttcccctggttggagagtctagaaccagggaacacaatttcaaaataaggcggAAGTCACTTAGGACgcatctcggaggagacatttctttactcagagggttgtgaatctttggaattctcgaccccagagggctgtgggagctcagtcactgtgtgtgtttaaagcagagactcagatttctttttttttgtttaagaaatttaagagtacccaattattttgtttccaattaaggggcattgtagcgaggccaattcacctcaGCTGCACATCGTTTTTGGTTGTGTGTCTGAGACCCacaagacacgaggagaatgtgcaaactccacacggacagtgacctgggggccaGGATCACACCCAGGTTCttagtaccgtgaggcagcagtgctaaccactgtgccacccaactgaccgatttctaaatcccaataccaCAAAGGTATATCAGGGacagtgtggggaaaaagacagtgaagtggatgatcagccatgatcgtattgaatggtggagcaggctcgacgggctgaatggccaactcctgcgccgatgatataaagataggtgggaaagtaaattgtgaagaggacataaggagattaCAAAGTGAAATAGATCAGTTAAGTGAGTGGgataagatctgccaaatggagaataatgtgggaaaatgtgaaattgtccatgttggccTGAAGAAtataaaagcttattatctaaatggtgagagattgcagagctctgagattcagagggatctgggtgtccaagagcatgaatcacaaaaggcacagctacagcaagtaattaggaaagctaatagaatattattgtttattgtgaggagaattgaatacaaaagtagggaggttatgcttcagttatacaggacattggtgagaccacatctggagcactgtgtacagtattgctctcacttaaggaatgatgtaaatgtgttggaagcagttcagagaaggtttactggactcatacctggaattggaggctggtcttatgaagaatgattggacaggctgggcttgtgaccGATggggtttaggtgacttgattgaaccgtataagatcctgaggggccttgacagggtggatgtggaaaggatgtttcctcttgtgggagaatctagaaattggagtcactttaaaagtaataacttgtccatttaaggcaggggagaacttttttctctcagagggttgtgagtctttggaactctcttccccatagggcagtggaagcagagtctgtgaatatttttaaggcagagctggatagattcttaataaacaagggggtgaaaggttatcggagggtcgtcgggaatgtggagttgaggttacaattcgatgagccgggaacttattgaatggtgcagcaggctcgaggggccgagtggcctactcctgctcctaattcgtacgttatcacatcctttataatagattgtagcattttccctcctactgatgtcaggctaatgggtctgtggttccccattttctctctcactccttaaatattggggttacatttaccaccttccaacctgcaggaaccattccagaatctatagaattttgaaagatgatcaccaatgtatccactatctctacagccacctctttcaacactccgggatgtagagcagcagcttttgggggatttattaactttgacccacattaatttctccagtactactttttcactaatgctAATCCCCTTCAGTTCCTCGTGCTGACTAGTCCGTTGGCTCTCTCATGTCTTTGGGACAATTTCATgttctccatgaagacagacacacattgtttagtttctctgccatttccttattccccattataaactctcctgtctctgcctggaatggacccacattggtccttgctaatcttttccttttcacattcctgtaggAGCTTTTCCTGTCGTTTTTTTTAATGTTTcaagccagtttgctctcatattcaatTTTCTCTTGATGAGttccttgatcctcctttgctgaattctaagaaaagtttccaatcctcagggttacacttattttggcaactatatgagtgataaggggcgaaattctccgtaatcagcgcgatgtccgccgaccggcgccaaaaacggcgcaaatcagtccggcattgcggtgattatggagaatttcgccccttatcactcctccgcatcttgaccggccgagccctaaccttgaggggctaggcccgcgccggactgatttccgccctgccagctggcgggaaaagctgaccccccctccaacccggaggggggtcggagaatctcgcccagcatCTCCTATTTTATCTTCAAATAACAGCCCAAGACCTGGTTGATTGGAGATGTCCAAAAGTACAATTTAattgctaattatccaccttgattctcttacataaaaatgaatcaaaacttagataaataaaccatcaaaacataataaagagagttaaacggaAACATAATAAAATATTcggaaatcaatagatggttcagaatttcttaaagcatgaatacagaacaaactttagtcatgaaaacttattcttaaagaaattcttatcaatgaTCGAACCcattattggtttcaaattctcagctgaggcttcctgatttattttaaaaactgtcacttggagcatgatttgttatccaggcattggtcattacttaagattcattaatgtcttttatcaaaatcaaattaattaaatgtctacatgctcctgccacatgtaccaatcctctgaagatgagatgttctgcattaaccttgcttgttgctaaggctttgctatatttgtaaatgtttctgt
This portion of the Scyliorhinus torazame isolate Kashiwa2021f chromosome 5, sScyTor2.1, whole genome shotgun sequence genome encodes:
- the LOC140420105 gene encoding uncharacterized protein, which encodes MEKPWKCEDCGKGFKGPYGLERHQCSHTVERPFTCFVCGMEFTAPCELARHQRSHTGERPFICSQCEKGFTDIGHMRRHERVHTGEKPFTCSDCGKGFTQLAHLQRHQRVHTGERPFTCTVCDKGFTHLSNLQRHQGVHTGERPFTCTVCDKGFTHLANLQSHQRVHTGERPFTCTVCDKGFTQLSNLQAHQRVHTGEKPFICSVCDMGFTQLSNLLSHNVTHTKSRPFKCSDCRRGFKSSQRLMTHQRIHTEERPFSCSHCTKSFRTSSNLMKHERGHTGESPFTSPTGKRFTRSSLVEPQCRSQQSETL